A region of Thermodesulfobacteriota bacterium DNA encodes the following proteins:
- the murA gene encoding UDP-N-acetylglucosamine 1-carboxyvinyltransferase, translated as MDKIIVEGGRRLVGEVTVSGAKNAVLPLMAACILTEGRNTFTNVPDLADVRTMSKLLKILGAEVEYENGVLSIDTTRLDNLVAPYELVKTMRASVLVLGPLTARFGRSRVSLPGGCAIGERPIDQHLKGLGILGANIQIDEGYVETSVGKLRGNIVPFDISTVTGTENIMLAAVLAEGETVLLNAACEPEVTELANVLNKMGAQIQGAGTDIITIRGVERLRPVEGHEVMPDRIETGTFMVASAITQGDLLIKNCRFENVGAVIGKLLEVGAEVSRVNGGIRVRGSDRIRSVDITTLPYPGFPTDMQAQMMTLMSIAEGLSVISENIFQQRFMHAGELRRMGADIKLVGNSAVVRGVPYLSGAPIMASDLRASASLVLAGLAAQGKTQISRVYHLDRGYDKLDKKLEMAGASIWREEE; from the coding sequence ATGGATAAGATAATAGTCGAGGGCGGAAGGAGGCTTGTAGGGGAAGTAACCGTGAGCGGCGCAAAGAACGCCGTACTTCCGCTAATGGCCGCATGCATTCTTACGGAAGGTAGGAATACCTTTACGAACGTACCGGACCTGGCCGACGTCAGGACGATGTCCAAGCTTCTCAAAATCTTAGGGGCAGAGGTGGAATATGAAAACGGTGTACTTTCCATCGATACAACCCGTCTCGATAATCTGGTCGCCCCTTATGAACTGGTAAAAACGATGCGCGCTTCCGTGCTTGTTCTGGGCCCTCTTACGGCCCGGTTTGGCCGCTCCAGGGTATCCCTTCCCGGGGGATGCGCAATCGGAGAGAGGCCTATCGACCAGCACTTGAAGGGCCTGGGCATACTTGGAGCAAATATTCAAATTGACGAGGGATATGTAGAAACCAGCGTCGGTAAACTCCGTGGGAACATCGTTCCCTTCGACATCTCCACAGTTACCGGCACAGAGAACATAATGCTTGCTGCGGTGCTGGCTGAGGGTGAAACGGTGTTGCTCAACGCCGCCTGTGAGCCTGAGGTTACCGAACTTGCCAACGTGCTCAACAAGATGGGTGCACAAATCCAGGGGGCCGGTACGGATATCATCACCATTCGAGGGGTGGAGAGGCTTCGTCCGGTGGAGGGACACGAGGTCATGCCCGACAGAATCGAAACTGGGACGTTCATGGTAGCCTCGGCCATCACTCAGGGCGACCTGTTGATAAAAAATTGCCGGTTTGAAAATGTCGGCGCTGTAATCGGGAAATTGCTCGAAGTAGGGGCGGAGGTTTCGAGAGTGAACGGAGGCATAAGGGTCAGGGGCAGTGATAGAATAAGGAGCGTCGATATAACCACACTTCCCTACCCCGGATTTCCTACGGATATGCAGGCACAGATGATGACCCTTATGAGTATAGCGGAGGGTCTGAGTGTTATATCTGAAAACATATTCCAGCAGAGGTTCATGCACGCCGGAGAGCTAAGGAGAATGGGAGCGGATATAAAACTGGTGGGCAACAGCGCGGTGGTAAGAGGGGTTCCCTATCTCAGCGGAGCCCCGATAATGGCCAGCGACCTCCGGGCGAGCGCTTCATTGGTCTTGGCCGGACTGGCGGCCCAGGGGAAAACACAGATATCCAGGGTTTATCACCTGGATAGGGGATATGATAAACTCGATAAAAAACTGGAGATGGCCGGTGCAAGTATTTGGAGGGAAGAAGAGTGA
- the hisG gene encoding ATP phosphoribosyltransferase: MITVAIARGRLLNEASLLLKKAGFSVGEILNDSRRLIFEYPEDGIKALIIRPTDVPAYVEYGAADCGIVGKDTLIEEKHDLYEPLNLHIGKCKLVVAARKGFDFYSTRILRVATKYPRIAHEHFARKGISAEVVKLYGSVELAPLVGLSDVIVDLTATGETLKKNKLVVIETIADITARLVVNRVSMKVKASEIKEFIRKLKEVREV, translated from the coding sequence GTGATAACTGTGGCAATAGCGCGGGGGAGGCTTCTAAACGAAGCTTCCTTGCTTCTGAAAAAAGCGGGCTTTTCCGTCGGCGAAATATTGAACGATTCGAGGAGACTCATCTTCGAGTATCCGGAGGACGGAATCAAGGCTCTCATCATACGTCCCACCGACGTGCCCGCATACGTTGAATACGGGGCTGCCGATTGCGGGATCGTGGGTAAGGATACACTTATCGAGGAGAAACATGATTTATACGAGCCTTTGAACCTCCATATTGGTAAATGTAAATTAGTCGTCGCCGCAAGAAAGGGGTTTGATTTTTACTCGACCAGGATACTCCGGGTAGCGACCAAATACCCAAGAATCGCGCACGAGCACTTTGCCAGAAAGGGGATTAGCGCCGAGGTAGTGAAGCTGTATGGGTCAGTGGAGCTCGCTCCCCTGGTTGGGCTTTCGGATGTTATAGTGGACTTAACTGCGACCGGTGAGACGCTCAAGAAAAACAAGCTGGTGGTGATAGAGACAATCGCCGATATTACAGCCCGACTGGTTGTGAATCGGGTGAGCATGAAGGTGAAAGCAAGCGAGATAAAAGAGTTTATAAGAAAGCTGAAAGAGGTTAGAGAGGTTTAA